Sequence from the Myxococcales bacterium genome:
GGCCGAGTCGACCGCAGGTCGCCAGCCGAAGCCGTCGCAGGGTCAAGTTCAAGGCGCCATCGGAGCGGTGCTCATGAAGGCGCGCGAGTGCCTCGGCCCGGACGATCCCGTGTCGAAGGCGAACGTCGTCTTCGGTTCGAGCGGCGCGGTCCAGAGCGTTTCCGTCTCCGGTGGTGCGGCGGGCAAGCCGGCTGAAGGTTGCGTCAAAGCGGCCCTCGGCAAGGCGAAGGTCCCCGCCTTCGCCGACGAGACCTACTCGTTCCCCGTGACGATTCGTCCGCTCTGAGCTGATCGGCGCTTCGCGCTATCCGTTCGCTTCCCCGGCGGCGTCGCTCGATCCGAGCGGCGCCGTTGGTCATTTCCGGGCAGCGTTCCACACCTCACGGGTCACGGCGGCTCGAGTTGCGATCGCCTCAAGCGCAGCCTCGAGCGAGTTGCGCGCGGCAGGCTCGCGGAAGCCCTGACGCCACGCACCCCCGCGGCGCTGGCACGACTGGTGCTCCGTGCGGGCCATGAAGCTCGCGCTGGTCGGTTTGGGTTGGGTTTGCCTGTCGATGGCTCTCGGATGCGGCGCCGCTGGAGAAACCGCGTCGCCTGAACCCAGCGACGACACGACCTCCGACGAGCTCCGTACGACGGACCTGGGTGCTGACGTAGTGGCCGTGCGCGTAAGCAAGACGCGGCGGGGCGTGGCGACGGAGACCGTGACGGTGGCGAAAGCGTCCAAGGTGAAGACGCTGCTCGCGGCCATCAAACCGGTGGACGAGCGTCGCCCGGTTTGCGGGAGCATCGAAGGCATCGACCTCAAACTCCTCGATGCCTCTGGCAAGGTAAAGGTCGACATCTCATCCGCGTGCGGCCTCGGTGCCGCGACGAAAGGGACGACCGAGCTGCGGGTGAGCCTCGACCTCGCGAAGATCACCGAGGTGCGCGAGGAGCCGATGACCTTGAGCGATCGGTTCTGGGGGCCCGACGCGGTCACGAAAATCGAGATGCAGCGCACCGTACCGCCGCACACCGACAAAGCGGCGCTCACGGGAAAGGCCGAGGTCGCCGAGATGCTCGACAACGCGACGCTCTTGACGGTGCGAGTCGAACCGCCGGCTTGCCGCTACACGCAGCCGCACTACGGACTCACGCTGCTTCACGGCACCAAGGAGCTGGGCAAGGTCGGCTCGAGCTGCGGCGCTGGCGCGCTCGAAACGCACGGCGCGGACGGCGCGTACACGGTGGAGCAGGTCGCCGTGAAGAGCACCGTGTTGACGCGCCTGTTCAACGCCAACGAGCGGTAGCCGGAGACCTCGTGGCCTTGCGACGGGTATAACCACAGTTATACTCGAGGCATGAAGACGGCCATCTCCATGCCCGATGACGTCTACAAGCAGGCGCAGCGCTTTGCGAAGAAGCTCGGCATTTCGCGCAGCGAACTGGTGACCCGTGCCTTGCGCCGCTTCCTCGAAGATGAGCAGGCAACCGCCATTCGAGCGTCCTACGACGCAGCGTTCGGCGCGGATGGGGATGACGTCAGCGAATTTCGAAACAAGGCTACGCGGGCCGCGCTGGCGAAGGTCGAATGGTGAGGCGGGGCGAAGTCTGGTGGGCCGACTTTGGAGAGCCTCGTGGCTCGGCCCCTGCCCTTCGACGGCCCGTCGTCGTGGTGCAAGACGACCTCCTGAACGCGTCGGCCTTGAGGACGGTGATGGTTGTGCCCCTGACATCGAATCTCAAACGGGCTCGCGCGGTGGGAAACCTCCTCCTGCGCGCGGAGGAGACGGGCCTTGATCGCGAGTCAGTGGCGCTCGTCTGTCAGGTGATGACACTCGCCGAATCGTTCCTCGACGAACACGTCGGGGGCCTGCCTTCGCGGGTACGTGCCCAGCTAGATCGCGGCCTCAAGATCGCACTCGGGCTTGGGTAAGTTCGACGGGCTCCACCCCCATGTCTACGAGCGCGAGCTCTTCGTCTGCGACGCGTGCGACGGCGTGAGCCTCAACGGCGGCTGCGCCTCTGGCGCATGCGTGGAACTGCCATCGGGAATGCGCGCCGTGGTTTTCGGCGTGACCGAGCTCTCGCAGTCGCAGGCGGGGTGACGCTGGTTCCCGCGGAAAGTGCGGGGCACCGGCGAATCCGTTAACCTCCTCCCTTCGCGGAGGAGCCATGGCGAACGGCACGCAGCGGTTTGGGTTCACCTGGGTGCGTTCACGCGCCGCCTTCGCGTTGCTGCTCGCGCTCACGCCGTACGCATGCGGCGACGACAGCAACACCGGCGCGGAAGCCGCGGTCGACGGCGGCGCGGCGCTCGGTGACGCAAGCGTGACCGACGACGGAGCGACCGTCGATGCCGTGTCGGCCCCCGACTCCGGTGACGCAAGCACCCCAGGCGCGGCCGAGCTGACGCTGCTCGCCGGCGGCCCGGCCCCTAAGGTTGGAGAGGCTGCCGAATTCCTCACCGCTCCTTCTGGCGTCGCGGTCGACTCCGCCGGCAACGTGTACGTGAGCGACACGTTCCAGCACACCATCCGCAAGG
This genomic interval carries:
- a CDS encoding ribbon-helix-helix protein, CopG family, with the translated sequence MKTAISMPDDVYKQAQRFAKKLGISRSELVTRALRRFLEDEQATAIRASYDAAFGADGDDVSEFRNKATRAALAKVEW
- a CDS encoding type II toxin-antitoxin system PemK/MazF family toxin; its protein translation is MRRGEVWWADFGEPRGSAPALRRPVVVVQDDLLNASALRTVMVVPLTSNLKRARAVGNLLLRAEETGLDRESVALVCQVMTLAESFLDEHVGGLPSRVRAQLDRGLKIALGLG